A genomic window from Anoplolepis gracilipes chromosome 6, ASM4749672v1, whole genome shotgun sequence includes:
- the LOC140667165 gene encoding uncharacterized protein codes for MWLPLVLLALMASGSACPDLCECHHQNSDKKEFVPILLDVTCRGRVPGLSEIPVGVRSFSVNSVEGTDIAVLLDDLETADLINNLGMIGTPDNNLKMNGTSGTNDTSSEELADVTTEVLPYLVEFTMTNCSLVSLNTSWRGLERLRSLNLSCNNLLQVKDMLMIRAMNLSELKCLDLSDNSLSDISVGSFRTLIGLVRLNLGKNAIGMVDENAFCGLDRLEFLDLSDNRLADLPDSALTPLYSLQKLDLSGNQLQVLGARWFESLDRLRELDVSRNGLARAASGTLQPLPGLSVLRLAENPLKERDVSLLLGTGRRLETVDASRTGLARVPAALTRSVRALRLAGNKLTTIRSGDLDSYPLLRMLDIADNRLTDIENDALGRLEVLEELDLSGNALSKVPGSLPSSLIMLKLQRNAITALKLDDLNGLYSLRSLTLNDNDISEIEVGALGQLPLLTELDLSDNPIKALSTNTLSGPSNLAKLRMSGLTSLQRHQEEQSDMAFPVPTPERLIMLDVSRSPVLAEQLLADDAALSACKSLIELNLSAANISTIRSDLAFMLPQLRILKLGKNNWNCTGDLYWLGEWIRQHRESNQQSNQPVRCFSPRKLAGLFLHELPSPPNSISMTAATVTTATASSTITVSVVFTLQHTSRTDQSNVTVSSNIEGGNSHRNITDSSALFPINAKAKSKIESVADSSAKTAITTKIPKKPPRIYEAPTSFRNVTSSITTRTSREPGRKSDKTNRISIDQNLIKHVVIPSASRAPRDPKLSIMAMEDAESRPQTFDNRADSETRRNKTSKPAASGVGGILSSATSHVKGKTIERYSDRMDNSTKEGAVSDNSKTIAEELNSRATDSAGARVSEALSAGAHPGMLVLVGAALGAVAALTVVLSRRATVQRTDRYHRHENIEVHTLTPTTELW; via the coding sequence ATGTGGCTTCCGTTAGTGCTGCTCGCCTTGATGGCGAGCGGTTCCGCCTGTCCAGACCTTTGCGAGTGTCATCATCAGAATAGCGACAAGAAGGAGTTTGTGCCGATTTTGTTAGACGTAACGTGTCGTGGACGCGTGCCCGGTCTATCGGAAATACCCGTGGGAGTGAGAAGTTTCTCGGTGAACAGCGTCGAGGGAACGGACATCGCTGTTCTCCTGGACGACCTGGAGACCGCCGATCTAATAAACAATCTTGGGATGATCGGTACTCCGGATAATAATCTCAAGATGAACGGCACGTCAGGGACAAACGATACATCGTCGGAGGAACTGGCGGACGTAACGACAGAAGTTCTACCGTATTTAGTCGAATTCACGATGACAAATTGTTCATTGGTGTCGTTGAACACGTCGTGGCGCGGTCTCGAGCGCTTGAGATCGCTGAATCTGTCGTGCAACAATTTGCTGCAAGTAAAGGATATGCTAATGATTCGTGCGATGAATCTGAGCGAGTTGAAATGCCTGGATTTATCGGACAACTCGTTGTCGGACATTAGTGTCGGTTCTTTTAGGACGCTCATCGGACTCGTGCGTTTGAACTTGGGTAAAAACGCGATCGGCATGGTTGACGAGAACGCGTTTTGCGGCTTGGACCGACTGGAATTTCTCGATCTGTCGGACAACAGGTTGGCAGACTTGCCGGATAGCGCGCTTACGCCGTTATATTCCCTGCAGAAACTCGATCTCAGTGGTAACCAGTTACAAGTTTTGGGCGCCAGGTGGTTTGAAAGTCTCGACAGATTGAGAGAACTCGACGTTTCGCGAAATGGATTGGCCAGAGCGGCCTCAGGAACGCTGCAACCGTTACCGGGTCTATCTGTTCTGAGACTCGCGGAGAATCCgctaaaagagagagacgtaTCTCTATTATTAGGTACCGGAAGAAGATTGGAGACGGTAGACGCATCTCGCACCGGATTGGCGAGAGTTCCAGCTGCTTTAACGAGATCAGTCAGGGCGCTCAGACTTGCCGGTAACAAATTGACTACTATTCGCAGCGGCGACTTGGACAGTTATCCCCTGTTACGTATGCTAGATATCGCCGATAATCGTCTGACGGATATCGAGAACGACGCTTTAGGACGGCTGGAGGTTTTAGAAGAGCTCGATTTATCTGGAAACGCACTTTCGAAAGTACCAGGAAGCTTGCCAAGTAGTCTCATAATGCTTAAGCTTCAACGAAACGCGATAACCGCGCTAAAGCTTGACGATCTCAACGGATTGTATAGCCTACGATCGCTAACATTGAACGATAATGACATCAGCGAGATCGAAGTAGGCGCACTCGGTCAACTGCCTCTGCTCACCGAACTGGATCTATCGGATAATCCTATCAAAGCGTTATCAACTAATACTTTAAGTGGGCCGAGTAATCTGGCCAAGCTCCGGATGTCGGGTCTAACATCGCTTCAACGACACCAGGAAGAACAAAGTGATATGGCGTTCCCTGTGCCGACCCCGGAGAGACTAATAATGTTAGACGTGTCGCGTAGTCCGGTTCTTGCGGAACAATTACTGGCGGATGACGCTGCACTGTCCGCCTGCAAGAGCCTGATAGAGCTGAATCTTTCAGCGGCCAACATCAGCACCATCAGATCCGACCTCGCGTTTATGCTGCCGCAGCTGCGCATTCTTAAGCTCggtaaaaataattggaacTGCACGGGGGATCTCTACTGGTTGGGCGAATGGATTAGACAGCACCGCGAATCGAATCAACAATCAAACCAGCCGGTTCGATGTTTCAGTCCCCGGAAATTGGCGGGATTATTTTTGCACGAGCTGCCATCACCGCCGAATTCCATTTCGATGACCGCGGCAACCGTCACGACGGCAACAGCAAGCTCGACGATTACCGTATCTGTCGTCTTCACACTCCAACACACATCGCGTACTGATCAGTCAAACGTCACAGTGTCTTCCAATATCGAGGGTGGGAATTCTCATCGCAACATCACGGATTCTTCAGCGTTATTTCCCATAAACGCGAAAGCCAAATCAAAAATCGAAAGTGTAGCTGACTCATCCGCGAAAACCGCCATTACGACAAAAATACCAAAAAAACCGCCGCGAATCTACGAGGCGCCAACGTCCTTCCGTAACGTAACGTCATCAATCACGACGCGAACGAGCAGAGAACCGGGTCGAAAGAGCGATAAAACAAATCGTATCTCGATAGATCAGAATTTAATCAAGCACGTCGTCATCCCATCGGCCTCTCGGGCACCGCGCGACCCCAAGCTATCCATTATGGCAATGGAAGACGCCGAATCGCGTCCGCAAACTTTCGATAATCGGGCCGATAGCGAGACGCGAAGAAACAAAACGAGCAAACCTGCTGCGTCAGGCGTCGGCGGGATCCTTTCGTCGGCGACTTCGCACGTGAAGGGAAAAACGATCGAGAGGTACTCGGACAGAATGGATAACTCGACGAAGGAGGGCGCGGTGTCGGATAATTCGAAAACGATAGCGGAGGAACTTAACAGCCGGGCGACCGATTCGGCCGGCGCTAGGGTGTCCGAAGCTCTATCCGCCGGTGCTCATCCTGGGATGTTGGTGTTGGTCGGCGCGGCTCTCGGTGCGGTCGCAGCGCTGACAGTCGTCCTTTCGCGAAGAGCAACCGTGCAGCGAACGGATCGGTATCATCGTCACGAAAACATCGAGGTGCACACTCTCACGCCTACGACGGAGCTTTGGTGA